One part of the Ziziphus jujuba cultivar Dongzao chromosome 2, ASM3175591v1 genome encodes these proteins:
- the LOC125422405 gene encoding protein ASPARTIC PROTEASE IN GUARD CELL 1, translating into MAANPFLFFFILSVFTFSVFSSVFSRSLSNPSDHPLHTTAVLDVSASLKLAHEVLSFDPQTLKPFDDAEQSIPTNFSSSASFSVLLFPRDSLHNSKHDDYRSLFLSRIERDAARVESINTKLQFLLNNVSKSDLEPVVTEIRPEDLSTPVVSGTSQGSGEYFSRIGVGRPAKSFYMVLDTGSDINWLQCEPCSDCYQQSDPIFNPTSSSSYQPLTCESQQCNALQVSACRNGRCLYQVSYGDGSYTVGDFATETVSFGNSGSVNNVALGCGHDNEGLFVGSAGLLGLGGGHLSLPSQIKAATFSYCLVDRDSGGSSTLEFNSARPSDSVTAPLLRNGNRDTFYYVGLTGIGVGGQLLSIPPSLFEVDESGNGGIIVDSGTAITRLQTQAYESLRDAFKSKAPQLPATSGVALFDTCYDLSSRTSVKVPTVSFHFTGGKSLNLPAKNYLIPVDNSGTFCFAFAPTTSSLSIIGNVQQQGTRVSFDLANSLVGFSPNKC; encoded by the coding sequence ATGGCCGCCAACCCAttcctcttctttttcattCTCTCTGTTTTCACATTCTCTGTTTTCTCCTCTGTTTTCTCTCGCTCCTTATCAAACCCTTCTGATCATCCTCTCCACACCACTGCGGTCTTGGACGTCTCTGCTTCTCTCAAGCTAGCCCATGAGGTCCTCTCCTTTGACCCCCAGACTCTCAAACCCTTTGACGATGCAGAGCAAAGCATACCCACCAATTTTTCCTCTTCGGCTTCGTTCTCTGTGCTTTTATTCCCGCGTGATTCTCTCCACAATTCCAAACACGATGACTACAGGAGCTTGTTCCTCTCTCGAATTGAGCGCGACGCGGCCCGAGTCGAATCCATCAACACCAAGCTCCAGTTCTTGCTCAACAATGTGAGCAAATCGGACCTCGAACCCGTTGTGACGGAGATCCGACCCGAGGATTTGTCGACTCCGGTGGTTTCTGGTACCAGCCAGGGTAGCGGGGAGTACTTTTCCCGTATCGGCGTCGGACGTCCGGCGAAGAGCTTCTACATGGTGCTCGATACAGGCAGCGACATCAATTGGCTTCAGTGCGAGCCTTGTTCGGATTGTTACCAGCAATCCGACCCGATTTTCAACCCAACGTCATCTTCTTCGTACCAACCGCTCACCTGTGAATCTCAGCAATGCAACGCGCTGCAAGTTTCGGCTTGCCGTAACGGGAGGTGTTTGTATCAGGTTTCGTACGGCGATGGCTCTTATACCGTCGGGGATTTCGCCACCGAAACGGTGTCGTTTGGGAACTCTGGGTCTGTGAATAACGTTGCTTTGGGTTGTGGTCATGATAACGAGGGCTTGTTCGTCGGCTCAGCTGGATTGCTGGGTCTCGGTGGTGGACACCTGTCGCTTCCTTCTCAGATCAAAGCGGCGACGTTTTCCTACTGCTTAGTGGATCGCGATTCGGGCGGGTCATCTACCCTCGAGTTCAACTCCGCCCGACCCAGCGATTCCGTTACCGCTCCGTTGCTCCGTAACGGAAACCGCGATACTTTCTACTACGTCGGGCTCACCGGAATCGGTGTCGGTGGTCAGCTTCTCTCTATTCCACCGTCGTTATTCGAGGTCGACGAGTCCGGCAACGGCGGCATCATCGTCGACTCTGGGACCGCCATAACTCGGCTGCAGACTCAGGCCTACGAATCGCTACGCGACGCGTTCAAGAGTAAAGCTCCGCAGCTGCCGGCGACTTCCGGCGTGGCTCTGTTCGACACGTGCTACGATCTGTCTTCACGTACCAGCGTGAAAGTTCCAACGGTGTCGTTTCACTTCACCGGCGGGAAGTCCTTGAATTTGCCCGCCAAGAACTATCTTATCCCCGTGGATAACTCCGGGACGTTCTGTTTCGCTTTCGCTCCAACGACGTCGTCTTTGTCGATCATAGGGAACGTTCAGCAACAAGGGACACGTGTCAGCTTCGATTTGGCGAACTCGCTCGTTGGTTTCTCACccaataaatgttaa